The Rhododendron vialii isolate Sample 1 chromosome 5a, ASM3025357v1 genome contains a region encoding:
- the LOC131325587 gene encoding 2-oxoglutarate-Fe(II) type oxidoreductase hxnY-like, whose protein sequence is MIANRKYCPSCKLELHILASIEGRKITTEVIRITSTSFEYSLLWVLIPHFPCVSFTTFCAYSKVAKAVARIIALALNLEIDYFDRQEMLGKPIATLCLLHYEGRISDPVKGIFGAGAHSDFGFITLLATDDNYGLQICKDKDAKPQQWEFVAPLKGEFIVKLVNLADMLERWSNCTFRSTWHRVLGNGQERYSIAYFVDPSHGCLVECLPTCQSQENPPKFPPIKFETYMLQRYKDMHADLNSYNK, encoded by the exons ATGATTGCAAACAGAAAGTACTGCCCATCATGTAAATTAGAACTTCATATCTTAGCATCAATAGAAGGTAGAAAGATAACCACTGAAGTCATAAGAATCACAAGCACTT CTTTCGAATATAGTCTGTTGTGGGTTCTTATACCTCATTTTCCTTGTGTATCATTTACGACTTTTTGTGCGTACAGTAAGGTGGCAAAAGCAGTTGCGAGGATCATAGCTCTTGCGCTtaacctagaaattgactatTTTGATCGACAAGAAATGCTTGGGAAGCCTATTGCAACATTGTGCCTGCTACATTATGAAG GTAGAATTTCTGATCCTGTTAAGGGAATATTCGGAGCAGGTGCACACTCTGATTTTGGTTTTATAACGCTCTTGGCAACAGATGACAACTATGGGCTCCAA ATATGCAAGGATAAGGATGCTAAACCTCAACAATGGGAATTTGTAGCACCATTAAAAGG TGAATTTATAGTGAAATTAGTGAATCTTGCTGACATGCTGGAGCGCTGGAGCAACTGCACTTTCAG GTCCACCTGGCATCGAGTGTTGGGTAACGGTCAGGAGAGATATTCG ATTGCATACTTTGTTGATCCCAGTCATGGTTGTCTTGTTGAATGCTTGCCCACCTGCCAGTCACAAGAGAACCCTCCCAA GTTTCCACCAATCAAGTTTGAAACTTACATGCTCCAGCGATACAAGGATATGCATGCTGATCTCAATTCATACAACAAATGA
- the LOC131325467 gene encoding NADP-dependent malic enzyme-like isoform X1, with protein sequence MLSLNRGTFLRKGLGVLRVSLSSSGCGNGGGGGERESRVAMESTLKDARDGAAAADVDPKPTLGGRVEDVYGEDRATEDQIVTPWATYVASGFSLLRDPHYNKGLAFTEKERDAHYLCGLLPPVVITQQLQEKKMMHIIRQYEVPLQKYMAMMDLQERNERLFYKLLIDNVEELLPVVYTPTVGEACQKYGSIYRRPQGPYISLKEKGKIHELLKNWPERSIQVIVVTDGERILGLGDLGCQGMGIPVGKLALYAALGGVRPSACLPVTIDVGTNNEQLLKDEFYIGLRQRRGTGKEYDDLLHEFMSAVKQNYGEKVLIQFEDFANHNAFKLLAKYGTTHLTFNDDIQGTASVVLAGLLAALKLLGGTFANQTFLFLGAGEAGTGIAELLALEISKQIKAPLEEARKKIWLVDSKGLIVSSRKDSLQHFKKPWAHEHEPVKDLLDAIKAIKPTVLIGSSGVGKTFTKAVIEAMASFNEKPLILALSNPTSQSECTAEEAYTWSQGRAIFASGSPFDPVEYNGVVYVPGQANNAYIFPGFGLGLVMSGAIRVRDEMLLAASEALAEEVTKENFDKGLIYPPLSNIRKISAHIAANVAAKAYELGVATRLPRPENLVKYAESCMYTPNYRSYR encoded by the exons ATGCTATCTCTGAACAGGGGCACTTTCCTG AGAAAGGGGTTAGGTGTTTTGAGAGTGTCTCTGAGCTCGAGCGGTTGCGGCAAcggtggcggtggaggagagagagagtctaggGTTGCGATGGAGAGCACATTGAAGGACGCGAGGGACGGTGCGGCGGCGGCGGACGTGGATCCGAAACCGACCCTCGGCGGCAGGGTTGAGGACGTGTACGGTGAGGATCGTGCCACCGAGGACCAAATAGTTACCCCCTGGGCTACCTACGTTGCCAG TGGGTTTTCTTTGTTGAGGGACCCACACTATAACAAGGGGCTTGCCTTCACCGAGAAAGAGAGGGATGCTCATTATTTGTGTGGTCTGCTACCCCCTGTGGTTATCACTCAACAACTTCAG GAGAAGAAAATGATGCACATTATTCGTCAATATGAAGTTCCATTGCAGAAGTACATGGCAATGATGGACCTCCAG GAGAGGAATGAGAGACTGTTCTACAAGCTTCTCATAGACAATGTTGAGGAACTTCTCCCTGTTGTCTACACTCCAACTGTTGGTGAGGCTTGCCAGAAGTATGGGAGCATTTACAGGCGCCCTCAGGGTCCTTACATTAGCTTGAAAGAGAA AGGAAAGATTCATGAGCTATTGAAAAACTGGCCTGAGAGGAGCATTCAAGTTATTGTCGTGACTGACGGAGAGCGAATTTTGGGACTTGGGGACCTTGGCTGCCAG GGAATGGGCATACCTGTTGGAAAACTGGCTCTATATGCAGCACTTGGAGGAGTTAGACCTTCTGCG TGTTTGCCCGTTACCATTGATGTGGGGACAAACAACGAGCAGTTGTTGAAGGATGAGTTTTACATTGGGCTCAGACAAAGGAGGGGAACTGGGAAG GAATATGATGACCTTCTTCATGAATTCATGAGTGCTGTCAAACAGAATTACGGTGAAAAAGTACTGATACAG TTTGAAGATTTTGCAAACCACAATGCGTTTAAGCTGCTTGCGAAATATGGTACTACTCATCTCACCTTCAATGATGATATCCAG GGGACGGCATCTGTGGTTCTTGCTGGGCTGCTTGCAGCATTGAAGTTACTTGGTGGTACCTTCGCGAATCAAACTTTTTTATTCCTTGGTGCTGGGGAA GCGGGAACTGGGATAGCGGAACTATTGGCTCTTGAAATCTCAAAACAG ATTAAAGCTCCTTTGGAAGAGGCACGTAAGAAGATCTGGCTTGTGGACTCCAAG GGGCTAATTGTTAGTTCTCGTAAGGATTCCCTTCAGCATTTCAAGAAACCTTGGGCTCATGAACACGAACCTGTCAAAGATCTTTTAGATGCTATTAAG GCTATCAAACCAACAGTTCTAATTGGTTCGTCGGGAGTAGGAAAAACATTTACAAAAGCGGTCATTGAGGCCATGGCATCCTTCAATGAG AAACCTCTCATTTTGGCTCTGTCCAACCCAACCTCCCAATCTGAATGCACAGCTGAAGAAGCTTACACCTGGAGTCAG GGGCGTGCAATTTTTGCTAGTGGAAGTCCATTTGACCCTGTGGAATACAACGGCGTAGTCTATGTACCTGGCCAG GCAAacaatgcatacatttttcctGGATTTGGTTTGGGTTTGGTCATGTCTGGTGCAATTCGTGTACGTGATGAAATGCTTCTGGCAGCCT ctGAAGCTTTGGCGGAGGAAGTAACAAAAGAGAACTTCGATAAGGGGTTGATCTATCCACCGTTATCTAATATCAGAAAGATCTCTGCACATATTGCAGCTAATGTTGCTGCTAAAGCATATGAACTCG GTGTGGCAACACGTCTCCCTCGACCTGAGAATCTTGTGAAATACGCTGAAAGCTGCATGTATACTCCGAATTACAGAAGCTACAGATGA
- the LOC131325467 gene encoding NADP-dependent malic enzyme-like isoform X2 — MESTLKDARDGAAAADVDPKPTLGGRVEDVYGEDRATEDQIVTPWATYVASGFSLLRDPHYNKGLAFTEKERDAHYLCGLLPPVVITQQLQEKKMMHIIRQYEVPLQKYMAMMDLQERNERLFYKLLIDNVEELLPVVYTPTVGEACQKYGSIYRRPQGPYISLKEKGKIHELLKNWPERSIQVIVVTDGERILGLGDLGCQGMGIPVGKLALYAALGGVRPSACLPVTIDVGTNNEQLLKDEFYIGLRQRRGTGKEYDDLLHEFMSAVKQNYGEKVLIQFEDFANHNAFKLLAKYGTTHLTFNDDIQGTASVVLAGLLAALKLLGGTFANQTFLFLGAGEAGTGIAELLALEISKQIKAPLEEARKKIWLVDSKGLIVSSRKDSLQHFKKPWAHEHEPVKDLLDAIKAIKPTVLIGSSGVGKTFTKAVIEAMASFNEKPLILALSNPTSQSECTAEEAYTWSQGRAIFASGSPFDPVEYNGVVYVPGQANNAYIFPGFGLGLVMSGAIRVRDEMLLAASEALAEEVTKENFDKGLIYPPLSNIRKISAHIAANVAAKAYELGVATRLPRPENLVKYAESCMYTPNYRSYR; from the exons ATGGAGAGCACATTGAAGGACGCGAGGGACGGTGCGGCGGCGGCGGACGTGGATCCGAAACCGACCCTCGGCGGCAGGGTTGAGGACGTGTACGGTGAGGATCGTGCCACCGAGGACCAAATAGTTACCCCCTGGGCTACCTACGTTGCCAG TGGGTTTTCTTTGTTGAGGGACCCACACTATAACAAGGGGCTTGCCTTCACCGAGAAAGAGAGGGATGCTCATTATTTGTGTGGTCTGCTACCCCCTGTGGTTATCACTCAACAACTTCAG GAGAAGAAAATGATGCACATTATTCGTCAATATGAAGTTCCATTGCAGAAGTACATGGCAATGATGGACCTCCAG GAGAGGAATGAGAGACTGTTCTACAAGCTTCTCATAGACAATGTTGAGGAACTTCTCCCTGTTGTCTACACTCCAACTGTTGGTGAGGCTTGCCAGAAGTATGGGAGCATTTACAGGCGCCCTCAGGGTCCTTACATTAGCTTGAAAGAGAA AGGAAAGATTCATGAGCTATTGAAAAACTGGCCTGAGAGGAGCATTCAAGTTATTGTCGTGACTGACGGAGAGCGAATTTTGGGACTTGGGGACCTTGGCTGCCAG GGAATGGGCATACCTGTTGGAAAACTGGCTCTATATGCAGCACTTGGAGGAGTTAGACCTTCTGCG TGTTTGCCCGTTACCATTGATGTGGGGACAAACAACGAGCAGTTGTTGAAGGATGAGTTTTACATTGGGCTCAGACAAAGGAGGGGAACTGGGAAG GAATATGATGACCTTCTTCATGAATTCATGAGTGCTGTCAAACAGAATTACGGTGAAAAAGTACTGATACAG TTTGAAGATTTTGCAAACCACAATGCGTTTAAGCTGCTTGCGAAATATGGTACTACTCATCTCACCTTCAATGATGATATCCAG GGGACGGCATCTGTGGTTCTTGCTGGGCTGCTTGCAGCATTGAAGTTACTTGGTGGTACCTTCGCGAATCAAACTTTTTTATTCCTTGGTGCTGGGGAA GCGGGAACTGGGATAGCGGAACTATTGGCTCTTGAAATCTCAAAACAG ATTAAAGCTCCTTTGGAAGAGGCACGTAAGAAGATCTGGCTTGTGGACTCCAAG GGGCTAATTGTTAGTTCTCGTAAGGATTCCCTTCAGCATTTCAAGAAACCTTGGGCTCATGAACACGAACCTGTCAAAGATCTTTTAGATGCTATTAAG GCTATCAAACCAACAGTTCTAATTGGTTCGTCGGGAGTAGGAAAAACATTTACAAAAGCGGTCATTGAGGCCATGGCATCCTTCAATGAG AAACCTCTCATTTTGGCTCTGTCCAACCCAACCTCCCAATCTGAATGCACAGCTGAAGAAGCTTACACCTGGAGTCAG GGGCGTGCAATTTTTGCTAGTGGAAGTCCATTTGACCCTGTGGAATACAACGGCGTAGTCTATGTACCTGGCCAG GCAAacaatgcatacatttttcctGGATTTGGTTTGGGTTTGGTCATGTCTGGTGCAATTCGTGTACGTGATGAAATGCTTCTGGCAGCCT ctGAAGCTTTGGCGGAGGAAGTAACAAAAGAGAACTTCGATAAGGGGTTGATCTATCCACCGTTATCTAATATCAGAAAGATCTCTGCACATATTGCAGCTAATGTTGCTGCTAAAGCATATGAACTCG GTGTGGCAACACGTCTCCCTCGACCTGAGAATCTTGTGAAATACGCTGAAAGCTGCATGTATACTCCGAATTACAGAAGCTACAGATGA
- the LOC131325470 gene encoding golgin candidate 1-like produces the protein MCITTIICPKQEHMELEKLYREPTDLSYYKQTQLETMASEKAAAEFQLEEIKRLQESQVETERITVSHQASLSWEEDTDMKALEPIPSYRRHMVGASMQLQKAAKLLGSGAVKATRFLWRFPTAQLLLLFYLVFVHLFLMDLLHRLQEQADSFDAREVAVSMGLANHTLP, from the exons GAGCATATGGAGCTAGAGAAACTTTACCGTGAGCCAACTGATCTGTCG TATTACAAGCAAACACAGTTGGAAACCATGGCTAGTGAAAAAGCTGCAGCAGAATTTCAGTTGGAGGAGATAAAGCGTCTTCAGGAATCCCAA GTAGAAACAGAAAGGATCACAGTTTCTCATCAAGCTTCGCTGTCTTGGGAAGAAGACACTGACATGAAAGCACTTGA GCCTATCCCCTCGTATCGTCGCCATATGGTTGGGGCAAGCATGCAG TTGCAGAAGGCTGCAAAACTACTAGGTTCTGGAGCTGTCAAGGCCACAAGATTTCTTTGGCGATTTCCAACTGCCCAACTTCTCCTGCTTTTCTATTTG GTATTTGTGCATCTTTTCTTGATGGATCTGCTACATCGCCTTCAG GAGCAAGCTGATTCTTTTGATGCAAGAGAAGTTGCAGTATCCATGGGACTTGCCAACCATACGTTGCCATGA